The following proteins are co-located in the Rheinheimera salexigens genome:
- a CDS encoding fumarylacetoacetate hydrolase family protein → MLPLMHKYQHLQHDGQIIDLPVGKVVCIGQNYQDHIAEMSSITAPEALFFIKPSTAICPITPFISIPSDQGAVHNEIEIAVLIKSELKNANERQVAAAIWGYSLALDLTLRDRQAELKKLGRPWEIAKGFDNACPVAGFIASSDIADGQKLKFSLQVNGNARQTGDASHMIRTITGLISEMSQHFTLQPGDMVLTGTPAGVGPLHKGDQLQVQFDDFFTLQTQVS, encoded by the coding sequence ATGTTGCCGTTAATGCATAAATATCAGCATCTACAACATGACGGGCAGATTATAGATTTACCCGTTGGTAAAGTGGTATGTATTGGCCAAAATTATCAAGACCATATTGCTGAAATGAGCAGCATTACGGCACCAGAAGCATTATTTTTTATTAAGCCTAGTACCGCCATTTGCCCAATAACGCCTTTTATCAGTATTCCAAGTGATCAAGGCGCTGTACATAATGAAATAGAGATAGCTGTTTTAATTAAATCTGAGCTTAAAAATGCCAATGAGCGCCAAGTTGCCGCAGCAATTTGGGGCTACAGTTTAGCTTTAGATTTAACCCTGCGGGATCGTCAAGCAGAGTTAAAAAAATTGGGTCGGCCATGGGAAATTGCTAAAGGCTTTGATAATGCATGTCCCGTCGCCGGTTTTATCGCTAGCAGCGATATTGCTGATGGCCAAAAGCTTAAATTCTCACTTCAGGTGAATGGTAATGCTAGACAAACCGGTGATGCCAGCCATATGATCCGTACTATTACTGGCTTAATTAGCGAAATGTCTCAGCATTTTACGTTACAGCCAGGCGATATGGTGTTAACAGGTACACCTGCAGGCGTAGGACCTTTACATAAAGGTGATCAACTACAAGTGCAATTCGATGACTTTTTCACTCTACAAACACAGGTAAGTTAA
- a CDS encoding YcgN family cysteine cluster protein, with the protein MALAEKYWEHKSLAEMNSEEWEALCDGCGKCCLNKFIEDDDEAGPTDVLHANEQVHFTNIACRYLNSQACECTEYAQRTVLVPDCIALTKENLKDIFFMPTSCAYRRLHEGRGLPHWHPLLNDGKKSLMHKKQMSVRNKSISELKVDMNDFEDYIVRWPLNDID; encoded by the coding sequence ATGGCGTTAGCCGAGAAATATTGGGAACATAAATCGCTGGCAGAAATGAATAGCGAAGAATGGGAAGCCTTATGTGATGGCTGCGGTAAATGCTGCCTAAATAAGTTTATTGAAGATGATGATGAAGCAGGGCCAACTGATGTGCTACATGCTAATGAGCAAGTGCACTTTACAAATATTGCCTGTCGCTATTTAAATAGCCAGGCTTGTGAATGCACAGAATATGCTCAGCGCACGGTATTAGTGCCAGATTGTATTGCATTAACTAAAGAAAATTTAAAAGACATATTCTTTATGCCAACGAGTTGTGCCTACCGTCGTTTACACGAAGGTAGAGGATTACCGCATTGGCATCCATTGTTAAATGATGGCAAAAAAAGTTTAATGCATAAAAAGCAAATGTCGGTACGTAATAAAAGCATTAGCGAGTTAAAAGTCGATATGAATGACTTTGAAGACTATATAGTGCGTTGGCCACTTAACGATATAGATTAG
- a CDS encoding mechanosensitive ion channel domain-containing protein, which translates to MSLLESIQQITQHFSPATIQFLFSLLSIGLYFVFSRRLLPVLYQLIAHSRLKDDMNKRAVVVMHILLMIVLIIVLSVVWGLDIRGLLVLASSVIAIVGVALFASWSLLSNITAFFILLGHKAYSQGAEVRVVDGANYIDGRIVEINLFSTVLKTENNELVVYPNNLIVSRPVIVLPNKSRKISTQHKVVEKAQKWRRKVLINQKND; encoded by the coding sequence GTGTCGCTTCTTGAATCGATTCAACAAATAACCCAACACTTTAGTCCAGCCACTATTCAGTTTTTGTTTAGCTTATTGTCGATTGGCTTATATTTTGTGTTTAGCCGACGTTTACTACCGGTTTTATATCAGCTGATTGCGCATAGTCGGCTTAAAGATGACATGAATAAACGTGCTGTCGTCGTGATGCACATTTTGTTAATGATAGTGCTTATCATTGTTCTGAGTGTGGTTTGGGGCTTAGATATTCGCGGCTTATTAGTACTGGCTTCGTCGGTTATAGCTATCGTCGGTGTGGCGTTATTTGCCAGTTGGTCGTTGCTAAGTAATATAACCGCATTTTTTATTTTATTAGGCCATAAAGCCTATTCGCAAGGTGCTGAAGTACGGGTAGTGGATGGGGCTAATTACATTGATGGTCGCATAGTTGAAATTAATTTATTTAGTACCGTATTAAAAACAGAAAATAATGAATTAGTGGTTTATCCCAATAACCTAATCGTCTCACGGCCGGTTATTGTACTGCCGAATAAAAGCCGTAAAATTTCTACCCAACATAAAGTGGTAGAGAAAGCGCAAAAATGGCGGCGTAAAGTGCTGATAAATCAGAAAAATGATTAA
- the zipA gene encoding cell division protein ZipA yields the protein MSDFRIVLIIIGALVLTALLVHGLWTVRKNSGQPKHRYYDESKQPDEALPTKTEGFDELGLGEVRVVRQGAQKSSAKVPANSALSTPAMARPTATQPITARPVTARPEQQTELAFTANEEPELNFSALAEDDQSSLPLDDTGYQQDDSGYLQDDTDEKNTLSQPSEVLILYVLLAENEEIKGEDLLSTLLTLGFKYGDMDIFHRHTDSSGSGEVLFSLANMFNPGTFDLDNMDKLNTRGVSLFMTLPGPGDALQNFNLMHNAAKKLASEFSGQVLDGQRSVLTVQTVRHYVDKIREFQRQKLIHG from the coding sequence ATGAGTGATTTTCGTATAGTATTAATTATCATTGGTGCGTTAGTGTTAACAGCCTTGCTAGTGCATGGTCTGTGGACGGTGCGTAAGAATAGCGGCCAACCTAAGCATCGCTATTATGATGAAAGCAAGCAACCTGATGAAGCACTGCCTACTAAAACCGAAGGCTTTGATGAGTTAGGACTGGGTGAAGTAAGAGTGGTTAGGCAAGGTGCTCAAAAGAGCAGTGCTAAAGTGCCGGCCAATTCAGCTTTATCAACACCCGCTATGGCTAGACCAACAGCGACTCAGCCTATAACGGCTAGGCCTGTAACCGCTAGGCCAGAACAGCAAACAGAATTAGCTTTTACTGCTAACGAAGAGCCTGAGCTGAATTTTTCCGCTTTAGCCGAAGATGATCAGTCAAGTTTGCCGCTAGATGATACTGGGTACCAGCAAGATGACTCTGGGTACCTGCAGGATGATACTGATGAAAAAAATACGCTGTCTCAGCCAAGTGAAGTATTAATTTTATATGTGTTATTGGCTGAAAATGAAGAAATTAAAGGTGAAGACCTATTAAGTACATTACTGACTCTGGGCTTTAAATACGGTGATATGGATATTTTTCATCGTCACACCGATAGCTCAGGTTCTGGCGAAGTATTATTTAGTTTGGCCAATATGTTTAATCCAGGCACCTTCGATTTAGATAACATGGACAAACTTAACACCCGAGGTGTTAGTTTATTTATGACATTGCCAGGCCCTGGCGATGCGTTGCAAAACTTTAACTTAATGCATAATGCAGCCAAAAAATTGGCCAGCGAGTTTTCAGGCCAAGTATTAGATGGTCAACGCAGCGTGCTAACCGTACAAACTGTGCGCCATTATGTCGATAAAATACGTGAGTTTCAGCGTCAAAAGTTGATCCATGGTTAA
- the ligA gene encoding NAD-dependent DNA ligase LigA produces MSQSLVLQLQQLRQQLEQYSYQYYVLDQPTVPDSEYDRLFQQLQRIEAEHPELISSTSPTQRVGAKPLAKFSQVQHQIPMLSLDNAFDDESFFAFTKRIADSLDSSAEFSFCSEPKLDGLAVSIRYENGELVQAATRGDGSTGENITTNVKTIRAIPLRLQGDVPEVLEVRGEVFMPLAGFNAMNDAAAKAGQKIFANPRNAAAGSLRQLDAKITAQRPLMFYAYGIGEVIDSNKKLATDSHYQQLMQLKQWGMPICPEVRQVKGSQAALDYYQHIMQQRDSLAYEIDGVVIKVDSLAQQQALGFVARAPRWAVAFKFPAQEMLTKLLAVEFQVGRTGAITPVARLAPVNVGGVTVSNATLHNQDEIARLGIKVGDQVIVRRAGDVIPQIVSVVLEQRPDDASDIVFPTQCPVCDSHIERISGEAAARCSGGLFCGAQLKESIKHFVSRKAMDIDGFGDKLAEQLVEQGLIKTPADIYQLDMPSLLGLERMAEKSAMNLLHAIRQSKQTTLARFIYALGIRDVGEATAISLANHFTTLPAIQQASIEQLQQVDDVGTVVAERVQSFFAEEHNQTVITQLCQADIHWPEIAKLEQTEQPLAGQTLVLTGTLTSMGRDDAKAKLQRLGAKVSGSVSAKTHAVIAGDNAGSKLVKANELNVTVWSEQEMLDVFNQYGVN; encoded by the coding sequence ATGTCTCAGTCTCTTGTCTTACAATTACAACAATTACGTCAGCAATTAGAGCAATATAGTTATCAATATTATGTGTTAGATCAGCCAACGGTGCCTGATTCAGAATACGATCGATTATTTCAGCAATTACAACGCATTGAGGCTGAACATCCAGAGTTAATTAGCAGCACGTCACCCACTCAACGCGTGGGTGCTAAGCCATTAGCCAAATTTAGCCAGGTACAACATCAGATACCCATGTTATCGCTGGATAATGCCTTTGATGACGAATCATTCTTTGCCTTTACCAAACGCATCGCCGACAGCTTAGATAGCAGCGCGGAATTTAGTTTTTGCTCTGAGCCGAAATTAGATGGTTTAGCCGTCAGTATCCGTTATGAAAATGGCGAATTAGTGCAAGCGGCCACTCGTGGTGATGGAAGTACCGGTGAAAATATTACCACAAACGTTAAAACTATCCGGGCCATTCCGCTGCGTTTACAAGGTGATGTACCAGAAGTATTAGAAGTGCGCGGTGAAGTATTTATGCCACTGGCCGGATTTAATGCCATGAACGATGCAGCGGCTAAAGCAGGGCAAAAAATATTTGCTAACCCGCGCAATGCCGCCGCAGGCAGTTTACGCCAATTAGATGCCAAAATTACCGCTCAGCGACCACTAATGTTTTATGCTTATGGTATAGGTGAAGTAATTGATAGCAACAAAAAGTTAGCGACAGACAGCCATTACCAACAACTGATGCAATTAAAGCAATGGGGTATGCCAATATGCCCTGAAGTACGCCAAGTCAAAGGCAGCCAAGCGGCACTAGATTATTATCAGCATATTATGCAGCAGCGCGATTCATTAGCTTATGAAATTGACGGCGTGGTTATTAAAGTGGATTCATTAGCGCAACAGCAAGCCTTGGGCTTTGTTGCCAGAGCGCCGCGCTGGGCCGTTGCTTTTAAGTTTCCAGCCCAAGAGATGCTTACCAAGTTATTAGCCGTAGAATTTCAAGTGGGCCGCACCGGCGCTATTACGCCTGTTGCCCGTTTGGCGCCAGTCAATGTCGGTGGTGTTACTGTTAGCAATGCCACCTTACATAACCAAGATGAGATAGCGCGTTTAGGTATTAAAGTCGGCGATCAAGTTATTGTGCGCCGAGCAGGTGACGTGATCCCGCAAATTGTCTCAGTGGTGTTAGAGCAACGCCCTGATGATGCCAGTGACATTGTGTTTCCAACCCAGTGTCCTGTTTGTGATTCTCATATCGAGCGCATTAGCGGAGAAGCTGCAGCCCGCTGTAGTGGCGGTTTATTCTGCGGCGCGCAATTAAAAGAATCTATTAAGCACTTTGTCTCGCGTAAAGCGATGGATATAGATGGCTTTGGTGATAAGTTAGCCGAGCAATTAGTTGAACAAGGGTTAATAAAAACCCCTGCCGATATTTACCAGCTAGATATGCCCAGCTTATTGGGTTTAGAGCGCATGGCAGAAAAATCGGCGATGAACTTGCTGCATGCTATTAGGCAGTCAAAACAAACCACGCTTGCGCGCTTTATTTATGCCTTAGGTATTCGTGACGTGGGCGAGGCGACAGCTATAAGCTTAGCTAATCATTTTACTACGCTACCGGCTATTCAGCAGGCAAGTATCGAGCAGTTACAACAAGTAGACGACGTGGGCACTGTCGTAGCCGAGCGCGTGCAGAGCTTTTTTGCCGAAGAGCATAATCAAACCGTGATCACGCAGTTATGCCAAGCGGATATCCACTGGCCAGAAATAGCTAAATTAGAGCAGACGGAGCAGCCCTTAGCCGGTCAAACCTTAGTGTTAACAGGTACCTTAACCAGTATGGGGCGCGATGATGCTAAAGCTAAGCTACAGCGGTTAGGCGCTAAAGTATCGGGCTCTGTCTCGGCGAAAACCCACGCGGTAATCGCCGGTGATAATGCGGGCTCTAAATTAGTCAAAGCCAATGAGCTAAATGTGACTGTTTGGAGTGAGCAAGAGATGCTGGATGTATTTAATCAGTATGGAGTAAATTAA
- a CDS encoding DUF3392 domain-containing protein: MADLLNSLLNEWGSLFRPYVRDIALAMVATCLVVFGDDLNRAVRRQIAHMHFFWRTSIFILLCAFGYGALTILLTPVVAKQLAKFSNQWLPWFCLAIFIILGSLAQRRRQL; the protein is encoded by the coding sequence TTGGCCGATTTATTAAATTCATTACTAAACGAGTGGGGCAGTTTGTTTCGGCCTTATGTACGAGATATCGCCTTAGCAATGGTTGCTACTTGCTTAGTGGTATTTGGTGATGACTTAAACCGAGCCGTTAGACGGCAAATTGCCCATATGCACTTTTTTTGGCGTACCAGTATTTTTATACTACTTTGTGCTTTTGGCTATGGTGCCTTAACCATATTGTTAACCCCAGTGGTGGCCAAGCAATTAGCTAAATTTAGTAATCAGTGGTTACCTTGGTTTTGTTTAGCCATATTTATAATACTAGGCAGTTTGGCCCAGCGCAGACGCCAGCTATGA
- a CDS encoding DUF2919 family protein — translation MKEYNIFPVLDDHGLHKVPMRLYWLLLLLLRPYISWVLVLTLPESQRDILSLIYPLQFDFIIACAIASPLLLILAAISQRKPKGQAWWFQVWRHSRIILLLVAIIDLLLTIKHLPDQVMLDAPWRILAPIAISVGILWLMRSRTLGLVFAEWPTAEDKKKTANK, via the coding sequence GTGAAAGAATATAATATATTTCCAGTCTTAGACGATCATGGGCTGCATAAAGTGCCTATGCGTTTATATTGGTTATTATTGCTATTGTTGCGGCCCTATATAAGCTGGGTGTTAGTGCTAACCTTGCCCGAATCGCAACGCGATATATTGTCGTTAATCTATCCGTTGCAATTCGACTTTATCATAGCTTGCGCCATTGCCAGCCCATTATTACTGATATTAGCCGCGATTAGCCAACGTAAACCCAAAGGTCAAGCGTGGTGGTTTCAAGTCTGGCGGCACAGCCGAATCATATTATTGCTGGTGGCGATAATTGATTTATTGCTAACCATTAAACACCTGCCAGACCAAGTCATGCTAGATGCGCCATGGCGCATACTTGCTCCTATCGCAATAAGTGTTGGCATCTTGTGGCTAATGCGCTCGCGTACTTTAGGTTTAGTGTTTGCCGAATGGCCAACTGCTGAAGATAAAAAGAAAACAGCTAATAAATAA
- a CDS encoding serine hydrolase domain-containing protein, whose amino-acid sequence MNLSSLIEQALHTQYQISQQTKEQLPGVTATVSLPDGSLISHACGFADKESHIPMTCNARMPAGSIGKTFVAAVVLSMVADGVVELDTPISKWFVDADWFCRLPNYNVITLRHLLNHSSGIIDHVYDTGTDFANYIKNILKSDNPAQAIEPHKLLQFALDRKPLFLPGTGFHYSDTGYILIGIIIEKASSHSYYHELSKRILIPLQLTDTVPLHRRDIPGIVQGYARQSRRLFGIPKRVIADNQLVFHPSIEWTGGGIVSTSSDLVRWAKGLFEGKAITPHLLNQMLTSIAKPEQPPNTLGPVLGYGLGINIIKTEFGSCYRHHGFFPGYNSLLAYYPDKKIAIAMQINTDNAKIERYFNAIATEIFRPL is encoded by the coding sequence ATGAACTTATCTTCACTAATTGAACAAGCGTTGCATACACAATATCAAATTAGCCAGCAAACCAAAGAGCAACTGCCAGGTGTGACCGCGACAGTTTCTCTGCCTGATGGCAGTCTAATTAGCCATGCCTGTGGTTTTGCAGATAAAGAGTCACATATACCTATGACCTGTAATGCACGCATGCCAGCGGGTAGCATTGGTAAAACCTTTGTTGCCGCTGTGGTACTTAGTATGGTGGCTGATGGCGTAGTCGAACTTGATACACCTATATCTAAGTGGTTTGTAGACGCGGACTGGTTTTGTCGGTTGCCAAATTATAACGTCATTACCTTACGTCATTTGCTGAATCATAGCAGCGGTATTATCGATCATGTTTATGACACTGGTACAGACTTTGCGAACTATATAAAGAACATCCTTAAGTCTGACAATCCAGCTCAAGCCATTGAACCGCATAAACTGCTGCAATTCGCGCTAGATCGCAAGCCGCTGTTTTTGCCTGGCACAGGGTTCCATTATAGTGATACTGGTTACATACTCATCGGCATCATTATCGAGAAAGCCAGTTCACACAGTTATTATCATGAGTTGTCTAAGCGCATTCTAATACCGCTGCAATTAACCGATACTGTTCCACTTCATCGCCGCGACATCCCTGGCATAGTGCAAGGCTATGCTAGGCAGAGTCGGCGTTTATTCGGTATACCAAAACGGGTGATTGCAGACAACCAACTTGTGTTTCATCCATCAATTGAATGGACCGGTGGCGGTATCGTTAGCACATCATCAGATCTGGTTCGTTGGGCCAAAGGGCTTTTCGAGGGTAAGGCTATTACGCCGCATTTACTAAACCAAATGCTGACATCTATAGCAAAACCTGAACAGCCGCCAAATACGTTAGGCCCAGTGCTCGGTTACGGTTTGGGCATTAACATAATAAAAACAGAATTCGGCAGCTGTTATCGTCATCATGGATTTTTTCCAGGCTATAACTCCCTACTGGCTTATTATCCTGATAAAAAAATCGCCATTGCCATGCAAATTAATACCGACAATGCAAAAATTGAGCGCTATTTTAATGCTATTGCGACAGAAATATTTAGGCCACTGTGA